The following are from one region of the Candidatus Kapaibacterium thiocyanatum genome:
- a CDS encoding dephospho-CoA kinase — protein sequence MTTVGITGGIGTGKSTVAQILRQRGWPVYASDDTATTIMENDADVHRELVELFGPSAMHDGTPDRTAIAALVFGDDPEARRRLAALNAIVHPRVREEHRTRMAEHRAMGTPVMAIESALLFDAGLDREVDVVVVVDADDDVRIRRVMERNKLTREQVLARIAAQMPMAEQRSRANFVIRNDAGLEALTESTNAVAARIEAGASAGDGQVS from the coding sequence ATGACAACCGTAGGAATCACCGGCGGAATAGGAACGGGCAAGTCCACCGTGGCGCAGATCCTGCGTCAACGGGGATGGCCGGTCTATGCGTCCGACGACACGGCCACAACCATCATGGAGAACGACGCCGACGTTCACCGCGAACTGGTGGAGCTGTTCGGGCCCTCAGCCATGCACGACGGAACGCCCGATCGCACGGCGATCGCCGCTCTGGTGTTCGGAGACGATCCGGAGGCCCGCCGACGTCTGGCGGCCCTGAACGCCATCGTCCACCCCCGCGTGCGGGAGGAACACCGGACCCGGATGGCCGAACATCGCGCCATGGGAACGCCCGTCATGGCCATCGAGTCGGCACTGCTGTTCGACGCCGGACTCGACCGGGAGGTCGACGTCGTGGTCGTGGTGGATGCCGACGACGACGTGCGGATCCGGCGGGTGATGGAGCGTAACAAGCTGACCCGCGAACAGGTCCTTGCACGGATCGCAGCCCAGATGCCGATGGCCGAACAACGTTCCAGGGCGAACTTCGTCATACGCAACGATGCCGGCCTGGAAGCCCTGACCGAGTCCACGAACGCCGTGGCGGCGAGGATCGAAGCAGGAGCTTCGGCAGGCGACGGACAAGTTTCATAG
- a CDS encoding thioredoxin, translating to MPSPLHLTDESFQPEIESGAVVLVDFWAAWCGPCRAIAPIIDELAGEYDGRARIAKVDVDNNPRVALQYGIRSIPALLIFKGGKVVDTIVGAVPKSYITDRLNAQVN from the coding sequence ATGCCTTCCCCGCTCCATCTCACGGATGAAAGTTTCCAACCGGAAATCGAGTCAGGCGCCGTCGTCCTCGTGGACTTCTGGGCAGCCTGGTGCGGCCCGTGCCGTGCCATCGCACCCATCATCGACGAGCTCGCCGGTGAGTACGATGGTCGTGCCCGCATCGCCAAGGTCGACGTGGACAACAATCCGCGCGTCGCGCTGCAGTACGGTATCCGTTCGATCCCCGCCCTGCTGATCTTCAAGGGTGGCAAGGTCGTGGACACGATCGTTGGCGCGGTGCCGAAGAGCTATATCACGGACCGCCTCAACGCCCAGGTGAACTGA
- a CDS encoding phosphopyruvate hydratase produces the protein MSAIHDITAREILDSRGNPTLEVDVVLDDGSMGRAAVPSGASTGEHEAVELRDADEARYHGKGVLRAVEHIDTEIADALLGMDATDQRQIDRILCDLDGTANKARLGANAILGVSLAVAKAAAEYHGLPLFRYLGGVNATMLPTPMMNILNGGRHADNNVDIQEFMIMPLGADTFSDGLRMGTEVYHTLKSVLKKKGLSTAIGDEGGFAPSLASNEQALDVIMEAIAAAGYTPGDDIVLALDVAASEMWKDDGYVMYKSTKEKKSREEMISWYTSLCERYPIVSIEDGMGENDWDGWKGLTDAVGDHVQLVGDDLFVTNVDFLSKGISEGVANSILIKVNQIGTLSETLDAVSLAHRYGYSAVISHRSGETEDATIADIAVAVSSGQIKTGAPCRSDRVAKYNQLLRIEEMLGEDAEYAADQTIA, from the coding sequence ATGTCAGCAATCCATGATATCACGGCCCGCGAGATTCTGGACTCGCGCGGTAATCCTACCCTTGAAGTCGATGTCGTTCTCGACGACGGTTCGATGGGCCGAGCCGCGGTGCCCTCCGGCGCCAGCACGGGTGAACACGAAGCCGTCGAACTGCGCGACGCCGACGAAGCACGTTATCACGGCAAGGGCGTACTCCGTGCCGTGGAACACATCGATACGGAAATCGCCGATGCCCTGCTGGGCATGGACGCAACGGACCAGCGCCAGATCGATCGCATCCTGTGCGACCTCGACGGTACGGCCAACAAGGCACGCCTGGGCGCCAACGCCATCCTCGGCGTTTCGCTGGCCGTCGCCAAGGCCGCAGCCGAATATCACGGCCTGCCGCTCTTCCGCTACCTCGGTGGCGTGAATGCGACGATGCTGCCCACGCCGATGATGAACATCCTGAACGGCGGACGTCATGCCGACAACAACGTCGACATCCAGGAATTCATGATCATGCCGCTCGGGGCGGATACCTTCTCCGACGGACTGCGCATGGGCACGGAAGTGTACCATACGCTGAAGTCCGTGCTCAAGAAGAAGGGACTGTCCACGGCAATCGGCGACGAAGGCGGCTTCGCACCGTCACTGGCATCCAACGAACAGGCCCTGGACGTCATCATGGAAGCCATCGCCGCCGCAGGCTATACGCCGGGCGACGACATCGTGCTCGCCCTCGACGTGGCTGCGAGCGAGATGTGGAAGGACGACGGCTACGTGATGTACAAGTCGACGAAGGAAAAGAAGTCCCGCGAGGAGATGATCTCGTGGTATACGTCGCTCTGCGAACGCTATCCCATCGTTTCCATCGAGGACGGTATGGGCGAGAACGACTGGGACGGATGGAAGGGCCTTACCGATGCCGTCGGCGATCACGTCCAGCTCGTCGGTGACGATCTGTTCGTCACGAACGTCGACTTCCTCTCCAAGGGGATTTCCGAAGGCGTGGCCAACTCCATCCTCATCAAGGTCAACCAGATCGGCACACTCAGCGAAACGCTGGATGCCGTATCCCTGGCCCACCGCTATGGCTACAGTGCCGTGATCTCGCACCGCTCTGGTGAAACGGAAGATGCGACCATCGCCGACATCGCCGTGGCGGTATCCTCCGGTCAGATCAAGACGGGAGCACCGTGCCGCAGTGACCGGGTGGCAAAGTACAACCAGCTGCTCCGCATCGAGGAAATGCTCGGCGAAGATGCCGAGTATGCCGCAGATCAGACCATCGCCTAA